A region from the Mucilaginibacter sp. CSA2-8R genome encodes:
- a CDS encoding outer membrane beta-barrel family protein → MKKALSLIALLLPYCLFAQSVIKGTVTNAARQPLDAVTITLSLNDKPVPSVLSRQGVFELHIKPGASYSLTATHVGYQTVKRKLRLPVDTLQIIMQPKAQQLQQVTVNANKPIIERKIDRVVFNVENSPIASGSTVWDALSKAPGVQTKFDGGISAMGKGVIVYMDDKPLRLSGEDLANYLRNLPSDNVSKMEIITNPTARYDAQGGAVINIVSKKPKGQGLNVILNGVYTQATYGSYIASSVFNYRKGKLNIYGNYGYNQRKKDHREDEYIIYQNPGSYSDWENTKRGIRWGRGHTYRAGADYNLTSKQVIGFLVTGYNSLNNRTNAVQTNIFNNYRSMLDSVLQTNTLTNGRTNQYSFNLNYKAKLDTNGRSLNIDIDYAPYRNNNGQFVNNLSLLPGGGLASSPYNIYTPSVQNISIYSGKVDYTYKLGKKWNMESGAKYSSIVSQNIFDFYNNGGPAPVLIPARSDNFRYSENTAAAYTSISGSLGKWSLQGGLRGEYTRTRGYSVTLDSLNLNRYFKLFPTLFVMYKLDADNEFNFTYGYRINRPEYVRLNPFKSYSSPYTYLVGNPALQPAFIHNVELGYTYKGQYNATLFYRHTNNYFSNITVQDNVNKLFYDTQQNLELSREAGVALSFPVKPAAWWEINNYLQGTIHQERSGYLNGSYDYHLWRAYLSTDHAFTLSKKHNLKAEASAWYSSPSIQGIFKVAHTYDVSAGIRKTILNGQGTMRLAVNDIFYGNAYRINVNYQNQRNGFYEKNDTRSITFSMSYRLGSDVTATRRRNTASEEERRRAG, encoded by the coding sequence ATGAAAAAAGCCTTATCACTTATTGCGCTGTTGTTACCTTACTGCTTGTTTGCACAATCGGTTATTAAAGGCACGGTCACCAATGCTGCACGCCAGCCGCTGGACGCCGTTACGATTACGCTGAGCTTAAATGATAAACCCGTACCATCCGTTTTGTCCCGGCAGGGTGTGTTTGAGCTACACATTAAGCCGGGCGCAAGTTATAGTTTAACGGCAACGCATGTGGGCTACCAAACAGTGAAGCGTAAGCTCCGTTTACCTGTCGATACCCTGCAAATCATCATGCAGCCCAAGGCCCAGCAACTGCAGCAGGTAACCGTAAATGCCAACAAGCCCATCATTGAACGCAAGATTGACCGCGTAGTTTTTAATGTAGAAAACAGCCCCATAGCCAGCGGCAGTACTGTATGGGATGCCTTGAGTAAGGCACCCGGCGTGCAAACCAAGTTTGATGGCGGCATCAGCGCCATGGGCAAGGGCGTAATTGTGTATATGGACGATAAACCCCTGCGGCTCTCGGGCGAGGATTTGGCCAATTACCTGCGCAACCTGCCGTCTGACAATGTGAGCAAGATGGAAATTATTACCAACCCTACCGCGCGGTACGATGCGCAGGGCGGAGCGGTTATCAACATTGTATCAAAAAAGCCCAAGGGGCAGGGGCTGAATGTGATTTTAAACGGCGTATACACCCAAGCTACTTACGGCAGCTATATTGCCAGCAGCGTGTTTAATTACCGCAAAGGCAAACTGAATATTTACGGCAACTACGGTTACAACCAGCGCAAAAAAGACCACCGCGAAGACGAATACATTATTTACCAGAACCCCGGCAGTTACTCGGATTGGGAAAATACCAAAAGGGGCATCCGCTGGGGCCGGGGGCATACCTACCGGGCCGGGGCCGATTACAACCTGACCAGCAAACAAGTAATTGGCTTTTTGGTGACCGGATACAATAGTTTAAACAACCGCACCAATGCCGTACAAACCAATATTTTTAACAACTATCGCTCCATGCTCGATTCGGTGCTGCAAACCAATACGCTTACCAACGGCCGCACCAACCAGTACAGCTTTAACCTGAACTATAAAGCCAAACTGGACACCAACGGCCGCAGCCTGAATATTGATATAGACTATGCGCCTTACCGCAACAACAACGGGCAGTTTGTAAACAACCTGTCGCTACTGCCCGGTGGCGGCCTGGCTTCCAGTCCGTACAACATTTATACCCCTTCAGTACAAAACATCAGCATTTATTCGGGCAAGGTAGATTATACCTACAAGCTGGGCAAAAAGTGGAATATGGAATCGGGCGCTAAGTACAGCAGCATTGTGAGCCAGAATATTTTTGATTTTTATAATAACGGAGGGCCTGCGCCGGTGCTCATCCCGGCCCGGAGCGACAACTTCAGGTACAGCGAAAACACGGCTGCGGCTTATACCAGTATATCCGGCAGCCTTGGCAAGTGGAGCCTGCAGGGCGGTCTGCGCGGCGAATATACCCGCACCCGTGGCTACTCCGTCACGCTCGACTCGCTAAACCTCAACCGCTATTTTAAGCTGTTCCCTACCTTGTTTGTGATGTATAAGCTTGATGCTGATAACGAGTTTAATTTTACCTACGGTTACCGCATTAACCGGCCCGAGTATGTAAGGCTCAATCCTTTTAAATCTTACAGCAGCCCTTATACTTACCTGGTGGGCAACCCTGCCTTGCAGCCGGCCTTCATTCATAACGTCGAGCTGGGCTATACTTACAAAGGGCAATACAACGCTACCCTGTTTTACCGGCACACCAACAATTATTTTAGCAATATTACCGTGCAGGACAACGTGAACAAGCTTTTTTATGATACCCAGCAAAACCTGGAGCTCAGCCGCGAAGCGGGTGTTGCCTTGTCGTTCCCGGTAAAGCCTGCTGCCTGGTGGGAAATTAACAATTACCTGCAAGGAACCATTCACCAGGAACGTTCGGGGTACTTAAACGGCAGTTACGATTACCATTTATGGCGGGCCTACCTCAGTACCGACCATGCCTTTACCCTGAGCAAAAAGCACAATCTCAAAGCCGAGGCCAGCGCCTGGTACTCATCGCCCTCTATACAGGGTATTTTTAAGGTGGCCCACACTTATGATGTAAGCGCCGGCATCCGTAAAACTATCCTGAACGGGCAGGGAACAATGCGCCTGGCGGTGAACGATATTTTTTATGGCAATGCCTACCGCATTAATGTAAACTACCAGAACCAGCGCAACGGTTTTTACGAAAAGAACGATACCCGCAGCATCACCTTTAGTATGAGTTACCGGCTGGGCAGCGACGTAACGGCCACCCGCCGCCGCAATACCGCCAGCGAAGAAGAGAGGCGCCGGGCCGGATAA
- a CDS encoding right-handed parallel beta-helix repeat-containing protein, whose translation MKYTTRRLKTSFIVIACNALLTLIPTLSHAQGKRFNIQAMGAKGDDKTVNTDVINRTITQCFKAGGGTVVVPKGVFLTSTIYLKSKVNLLLSKGAVLKGVADANRYQSFVPKTDLSKYSTISDEGNNGNSAYDTVWTKALIIGEGANNISISGDGAIDGEHVFNPKGEENMRGPHTIILANCTGVKFENVTIEKAANYAILAYNLQDVVFRKVRIRQGWDGIHIRGGKNVLLDGCDLQTGDDAIAGGFWENFRVQNCSVNSACNGIRVIMPVNGFTVTQSLFAGPGKFAHRTSGKLHRTNMLAGIYIQPGGWGLVKGDIEGVIISNLKMSNMDNPFIFELHKGNNARDITVENIVADSIKRCIAVNAAPGFGYQNVLFKNLQVTYATNATSEAPWALGAMNVQHLRLENVKFNTTGPKPPFAIKLDNVKFPALVNVNVYSAGNTKEVKVVNSGVIKVR comes from the coding sequence ATGAAATACACAACCCGCCGGCTCAAAACCTCTTTTATTGTTATTGCTTGTAACGCTTTACTAACGCTTATACCTACCCTCAGCCATGCTCAGGGAAAGCGTTTTAACATACAGGCCATGGGTGCCAAGGGCGATGATAAAACCGTGAATACCGACGTGATTAACCGGACCATTACCCAATGCTTTAAGGCTGGCGGCGGTACGGTGGTAGTGCCGAAAGGTGTTTTTTTAACATCTACCATTTACCTCAAGAGCAAGGTAAACCTGCTGCTGAGCAAGGGCGCGGTGTTAAAGGGCGTGGCCGATGCTAACCGCTACCAATCGTTTGTACCCAAAACCGACCTGTCTAAATACAGCACCATCAGCGATGAGGGCAACAATGGCAACAGCGCTTATGATACCGTGTGGACCAAGGCTTTAATTATTGGTGAGGGTGCCAACAACATCAGCATATCGGGCGATGGTGCGATTGACGGCGAGCATGTGTTTAACCCCAAAGGCGAAGAAAACATGCGCGGTCCGCATACCATTATTCTGGCCAACTGCACGGGGGTAAAGTTTGAGAATGTGACTATCGAAAAGGCGGCCAACTACGCTATCCTGGCTTATAACCTGCAGGATGTGGTTTTCCGTAAGGTGCGCATCCGCCAGGGCTGGGATGGGATTCACATTCGCGGCGGTAAAAACGTATTGTTAGACGGTTGCGATTTGCAGACCGGCGACGATGCTATTGCCGGTGGTTTTTGGGAAAACTTTAGGGTGCAAAACTGTTCGGTTAACTCGGCGTGCAACGGCATCCGGGTGATTATGCCAGTGAACGGCTTTACCGTTACCCAAAGCCTTTTTGCCGGACCGGGCAAGTTTGCGCACCGCACCTCGGGTAAACTGCACCGCACCAATATGCTGGCCGGTATTTACATCCAGCCCGGCGGCTGGGGACTGGTAAAAGGCGACATTGAAGGCGTGATTATCTCCAACCTGAAAATGAGCAACATGGATAACCCTTTTATTTTTGAACTGCACAAAGGCAACAACGCCCGGGATATTACGGTAGAAAACATCGTGGCCGACTCCATTAAACGCTGTATTGCCGTAAACGCCGCCCCCGGCTTTGGGTACCAAAACGTGTTGTTTAAAAACCTGCAGGTAACCTATGCCACCAACGCCACCAGCGAAGCCCCCTGGGCCTTAGGCGCCATGAACGTGCAGCACCTGCGCCTGGAGAACGTAAAGTTTAACACTACCGGGCCTAAACCGCCTTTTGCCATTAAGCTGGATAATGTGAAGTTTCCGGCGTTAGTAAATGTTAATGTGTATAGCGCGGGGAATACGAAGGAGGTGAAGGTGGTGAATAGTGGGGTGATTAAAGTGAGGTGA
- a CDS encoding AraC family transcriptional regulator, whose translation MQTESLEDFYRHKFNWMPDDLKKDIGHFNVFNLEETYRHGYSTVKYSRRDFYKIMLIRGRHLFHYADRSVEVNGTNLIFFNPLVPYKFERLTHDPSGYFCIFREAFFAGQVRNGIKEIPMFVMGGQAVFPLSAEKDAEITSIFKKMQEELEQDYLYKYDLIRNYLMEIIHQALKLKPSETLYQQADANTRLTAVFTDLLERQFPIESVSQQFGMRSAKAFAQQLNVHVNHLNRAVRVVTGKTTTELIFERLIAEAKALLQHTNWNVAEISYCLGFEEPSHFNHFFKKLTHATPTSFRQIAS comes from the coding sequence ATGCAAACCGAATCGCTCGAAGATTTTTACCGGCACAAGTTTAACTGGATGCCCGATGACCTGAAAAAGGACATTGGGCACTTCAATGTATTTAACCTGGAAGAGACGTACCGGCATGGATACAGCACCGTTAAATACAGCCGCCGCGATTTTTATAAGATTATGCTCATCCGCGGGCGGCACTTGTTTCATTATGCTGATAGAAGTGTGGAAGTTAATGGTACTAACCTTATCTTCTTCAATCCGTTGGTGCCGTATAAATTTGAGCGGCTTACCCATGATCCATCAGGTTACTTCTGTATTTTCAGGGAAGCATTTTTTGCCGGTCAGGTGCGCAACGGCATCAAGGAAATACCCATGTTTGTTATGGGCGGACAAGCAGTGTTTCCCCTGAGTGCAGAAAAGGATGCAGAAATAACCAGCATCTTCAAAAAAATGCAGGAGGAACTTGAGCAGGATTATCTTTACAAATACGACTTGATTCGTAATTACCTGATGGAGATAATCCACCAGGCGCTAAAGCTAAAACCGTCGGAAACGCTGTATCAGCAGGCAGACGCCAATACCCGTTTAACCGCCGTATTTACCGACTTGCTGGAACGCCAGTTTCCTATAGAATCGGTATCTCAGCAATTTGGTATGCGCTCGGCCAAAGCCTTTGCCCAGCAGCTCAATGTGCATGTTAATCACCTTAACCGTGCTGTGCGCGTGGTAACCGGCAAAACCACCACCGAACTTATTTTTGAGCGCCTCATAGCCGAGGCCAAAGCCCTGTTGCAACACACCAACTGGAACGTTGCCGAAATAAGTTACTGCCTGGGTTTCGAAGAACCCTCGCACTTTAATCATTTCTTTAAAAAGCTTACCCACGCCACGCCGACATCGTTTAGGCAAATAGCCTCCTGA
- a CDS encoding SDR family NAD(P)-dependent oxidoreductase yields the protein MNKKVWYVTGASKGLGLALVKKLLANGYRVAATSRSAEALKSAVGAVEGDAFLPLGVDLTDAGSVSASIKQTVEHFGTIDVVVNNAGFGIGGSVEELSEQEVAESFNVNVFATIQVTKQALPYMRKQRSGHIINISSIAGFAAATGWAMYAATKFAVIGLSEVLAEDVRELGINVTVVAPGGFRTEFLSQQSLVISDHKINDYQAIRASHERYLTMDGKQAGDPEKAADVFIQLAEMPEPPARFFMGTDAYNRAVQKTKLLTDDLEKWKTLSSFTDFEA from the coding sequence ATGAATAAGAAAGTATGGTACGTTACCGGTGCTTCTAAAGGATTAGGCTTAGCATTGGTTAAAAAACTGCTCGCAAACGGTTATCGGGTTGCAGCAACTTCACGATCTGCAGAAGCTTTAAAGTCGGCAGTAGGTGCAGTAGAAGGTGATGCCTTTTTACCGCTTGGCGTTGATTTGACGGATGCCGGTTCAGTAAGCGCATCCATTAAGCAAACGGTAGAGCATTTCGGAACAATAGATGTCGTAGTTAACAACGCCGGCTTTGGTATTGGCGGCAGTGTGGAGGAATTATCTGAGCAGGAAGTGGCCGAAAGTTTTAATGTTAATGTGTTTGCCACTATACAAGTTACTAAACAGGCATTGCCTTATATGCGTAAGCAGCGGTCGGGGCACATCATCAACATATCATCTATCGCCGGTTTTGCGGCAGCTACCGGCTGGGCTATGTACGCGGCTACCAAATTTGCGGTAATAGGTTTGAGCGAGGTACTGGCCGAAGATGTGCGCGAGTTGGGTATAAACGTAACGGTAGTAGCTCCGGGTGGATTCCGCACCGAGTTTTTAAGCCAGCAGTCTTTAGTAATCTCCGACCATAAGATTAACGACTATCAAGCCATCCGGGCCTCGCACGAACGCTACCTAACTATGGACGGCAAGCAGGCCGGCGACCCGGAAAAGGCTGCCGACGTATTTATTCAGCTGGCCGAAATGCCCGAACCTCCCGCTAGGTTTTTTATGGGTACTGATGCCTATAACCGGGCTGTACAAAAAACAAAACTGCTGACTGACGACTTAGAAAAGTGGAAAACGCTATCGTCTTTTACTGACTTTGAAGCGTAG
- a CDS encoding type III restriction-modification system endonuclease produces MELLLKNDLPHQVKAYNAIANVFSEELIQKNALYYQNPTLVLDRHTLLTYIAQVQKENKVPTENKAQNEIGSYLNLDVKMETGTGKTYVYTAAMYELHKRYGINKFIVVVPTLAIKAGAKQFMQDGYTQRHFKDQCGYGTELDVLVLEAAKKKNKGKNYFPSVVREFVAGSSQNTNKIYVLLTNMALLGGNSKMLTDNYDYGVEGFYKPIKGINATKPFVIIDEPHRFSKKQKAYQFVEKEIQPQAIVRLGATFPEEEVGKGKNKVKRRDYKNLLYDLNAFEAFNQDLVKGIAKEHFEPISQKQDKVKIMSIAGKSEAKFNLIQKDAPVKSFTLSKGDSLGIISAELEGIVIDAITNSTVELSNGQIKSTGEEFSTDIYSSSYQESMLRLALERHFEVERINFARNNKIKTLALFFIDDIHSYRTNEQQEKTPYLKAAFERLLIEKINALLPELSAQEQEYKEYLLATKADVDASHAGYFSQDNSSSDEAIAQEVQEILYEKKKLLSIKNGKSIFNTRRFLFSKWTLKEGWDNPNVFTIAKLRSSGSDNSKIQEVGRGLRLPVDEFGNRISNEQFKLNYIIDFTEADFAEKLVNEINADLPKGFVITDEDISRVADQRKIDADDLFLELLTKKYIDRNKNIKAENRNQFFQEYPEFTKGLKQGKVEDRNKKPERKIKIRKAVYDELKTLWAAINSKYILYYERIEEENYLFDELLSLFRKGVFSDVYMNSRRSELNTKGDIATLNEDTGVQYKINRPIHYAEFLKRINKQTNLSIQFVHGVIVEYAKDNRVTDEMFNEQSVSNLKRLFQDWKIEKLNGRFSYSKANLPMKGTPLSYANGSPKAEITQGIIGTKFIEGQPTENYLYDVYAFDSPLEKENLLAGGIQEIVVYGKIPKNSVAIPTTTGQSYSPDFMYVVKKGNGDKILNIIVETKDVENQKTLRGIEEAKISCAKQFFNQLTIDGYKVEFKTQLNGEKIKQVIDEVMTLN; encoded by the coding sequence ATGGAACTATTACTAAAAAACGATTTGCCTCACCAGGTAAAAGCGTATAATGCAATAGCTAATGTATTTAGTGAGGAGTTGATACAAAAAAATGCCTTGTATTATCAAAACCCTACGCTCGTATTAGACAGGCATACGTTATTGACTTATATAGCACAGGTTCAGAAAGAAAATAAAGTACCAACCGAAAATAAAGCGCAGAACGAAATAGGGTCTTACCTTAACCTTGATGTTAAGATGGAAACAGGTACGGGTAAAACCTATGTTTATACTGCTGCCATGTACGAGCTACATAAACGTTACGGCATCAACAAATTTATCGTAGTGGTGCCTACCTTGGCCATTAAAGCCGGTGCCAAACAATTTATGCAAGATGGTTATACCCAACGCCATTTCAAAGATCAATGTGGTTATGGTACCGAACTGGATGTTTTGGTACTCGAAGCTGCAAAAAAAAAGAATAAAGGGAAAAATTATTTTCCAAGTGTAGTGCGTGAGTTTGTAGCAGGTAGCAGTCAGAATACTAACAAAATTTATGTGCTGCTTACTAATATGGCGTTATTAGGTGGCAACTCTAAAATGCTGACTGATAATTACGACTATGGTGTAGAGGGCTTTTATAAGCCGATTAAAGGCATCAACGCAACCAAGCCATTTGTAATTATTGACGAGCCACATCGTTTCAGTAAAAAGCAAAAAGCATATCAGTTTGTGGAAAAAGAAATACAACCGCAAGCGATTGTACGCTTAGGTGCAACGTTTCCCGAAGAGGAAGTTGGAAAAGGTAAAAACAAGGTCAAAAGGCGTGATTATAAAAACCTATTGTATGACCTTAACGCCTTCGAAGCCTTCAATCAAGACTTGGTTAAAGGAATAGCTAAAGAGCACTTTGAACCCATTAGTCAAAAACAGGATAAAGTTAAAATTATGAGCATTGCTGGCAAAAGCGAGGCAAAGTTTAACCTTATACAAAAAGATGCACCTGTTAAATCTTTTACTTTATCGAAAGGAGATAGTCTTGGTATTATATCGGCCGAATTAGAAGGTATTGTAATAGACGCTATTACGAATAGTACCGTTGAACTTTCGAACGGACAAATCAAAAGTACAGGCGAAGAATTCAGTACCGATATATATTCATCATCCTACCAAGAGTCAATGTTACGTTTGGCGTTAGAACGTCATTTTGAAGTAGAACGTATAAACTTTGCACGCAATAACAAGATCAAGACGTTGGCGTTGTTCTTCATTGATGATATTCATTCTTATCGTACAAATGAGCAACAAGAAAAGACCCCTTATTTAAAAGCTGCTTTTGAGCGTTTACTGATAGAAAAGATTAACGCTCTATTGCCCGAACTTAGTGCGCAAGAACAGGAATACAAAGAATATTTGTTAGCCACTAAAGCAGATGTAGACGCTAGCCATGCAGGCTATTTTTCACAAGACAATAGTAGTTCTGACGAAGCCATTGCTCAAGAGGTACAAGAAATTTTATACGAAAAAAAGAAGCTATTGTCTATTAAAAATGGCAAAAGCATATTTAATACTCGTCGCTTTCTGTTTTCCAAATGGACGCTTAAAGAGGGGTGGGATAATCCTAATGTGTTTACCATTGCCAAATTAAGAAGCAGTGGTAGCGACAATAGTAAAATACAAGAAGTAGGCAGAGGCTTGCGCTTACCTGTTGACGAATTTGGGAACCGAATATCAAACGAGCAATTTAAACTTAATTACATTATTGACTTCACAGAGGCTGATTTTGCTGAAAAACTTGTTAACGAAATAAACGCAGACTTACCAAAAGGCTTTGTAATTACTGACGAAGATATTTCTCGTGTAGCAGATCAACGTAAGATAGACGCAGATGATTTGTTTTTGGAGTTGTTGACTAAGAAATATATTGACCGAAATAAAAATATAAAGGCGGAAAATAGAAATCAGTTTTTTCAGGAGTACCCTGAGTTCACCAAGGGTTTAAAACAAGGTAAGGTAGAAGATCGTAATAAAAAACCAGAAAGAAAGATCAAAATACGAAAGGCTGTGTATGATGAGTTAAAAACCTTATGGGCAGCTATCAACAGCAAATATATTTTGTATTATGAAAGAATTGAAGAGGAGAACTATTTGTTTGACGAACTTTTGAGTCTTTTTAGGAAAGGCGTTTTTTCGGATGTGTATATGAATAGCCGCCGCTCTGAATTGAATACAAAAGGAGATATTGCCACTTTAAATGAAGACACAGGAGTGCAATACAAAATTAATCGTCCTATTCATTATGCAGAGTTTTTAAAACGAATCAATAAGCAAACCAACTTATCTATTCAGTTTGTGCACGGAGTAATAGTGGAATACGCCAAAGATAATAGGGTTACTGATGAAATGTTTAACGAACAGAGCGTTTCAAACCTTAAAAGATTATTTCAAGATTGGAAGATTGAGAAACTTAATGGTCGGTTTAGTTACTCTAAGGCTAATTTACCAATGAAAGGGACGCCTCTTTCCTACGCCAATGGTAGCCCGAAAGCTGAAATAACACAAGGTATTATAGGTACAAAGTTCATCGAAGGCCAGCCCACGGAAAACTATCTTTATGATGTATATGCGTTTGATTCTCCTTTAGAGAAGGAAAATTTGTTAGCAGGTGGTATACAGGAAATTGTAGTTTATGGTAAAATACCAAAGAATAGTGTTGCTATTCCGACCACTACGGGTCAATCCTATAGCCCTGATTTTATGTATGTAGTGAAGAAAGGCAATGGTGATAAAATTTTGAACATAATTGTAGAAACCAAGGATGTCGAAAATCAAAAAACGCTACGAGGCATAGAAGAGGCAAAAATATCTTGTGCTAAGCAATTTTTTAATCAACTTACTATTGATGGTTATAAAGTTGAATTCAAAACACAATTGAATGGTGAAAAAATCAAGCAGGTAATTGATGAAGTAATGACCCTTAATTAA
- a CDS encoding HAMP domain-containing sensor histidine kinase, which translates to MKRLPARYVYALVIASLIITVSLQLVWLAQIYKSQHRQLKTEVEELVSTAAKTTTYNSIARGHEQSARFREFFMSPQWLQLRQSFDDLKVDDLHSEFHYGLTEDSTVVQMRLSFLNHNIRYKPHASHVIDTQLPRVNQLLDVRTFKQMDSTITAALHQAGISTAAYAARYDYDHDRLDSTTAPTKQIQPAFASKHYTYNLKFLHKYQLVLPSLTGTVLYRMRYYLVSSVLMILLTGIAFLVIIKMMRSQQLYAQARFAFTSNMTHELKTPVSTVAIALETISNNHLENHPAMLKNYIEMSRSELRRLNLMIEKVLNLEQADNGEVSYRHELFDVQQGIENVLASMQLQIAHKEAQINWQPLPEPCFVYGDPAHLTNVFYNLTENALKYGGQGVQLHISCSRSHSEVIIKFSDNGPGIEPLYHQRVFDRFFRVPGATANIHQVNGSGLGLNYVKQVIEQHSGWVALQSTKGKGCTFILYLPAAA; encoded by the coding sequence ATGAAAAGGCTTCCGGCCCGTTATGTATACGCTTTGGTTATTGCATCGTTAATCATTACGGTCAGTTTGCAATTGGTGTGGCTTGCTCAAATTTATAAGAGCCAGCACCGGCAGCTTAAAACGGAGGTTGAAGAACTGGTAAGCACAGCGGCCAAAACCACCACCTACAACAGTATAGCCCGCGGGCACGAGCAAAGTGCCCGCTTCCGCGAGTTTTTTATGTCGCCGCAATGGCTGCAGCTCCGGCAGTCTTTTGACGATTTAAAGGTAGATGACCTGCATAGCGAATTTCATTACGGCTTAACCGAAGATAGCACTGTAGTGCAAATGCGCTTATCTTTTTTAAACCATAATATTCGCTACAAACCACATGCTTCGCACGTTATTGATACGCAACTACCCAGGGTTAACCAGCTGCTTGATGTGCGAACGTTTAAACAAATGGATAGCACCATAACAGCCGCTTTGCATCAGGCCGGCATAAGCACCGCTGCATACGCTGCCCGTTATGATTATGACCACGACCGTTTAGATAGCACAACCGCACCAACAAAGCAAATCCAGCCGGCTTTTGCCAGCAAGCACTACACCTATAATTTAAAATTTTTACATAAATATCAGCTCGTTTTACCATCGTTAACCGGCACAGTACTTTACAGGATGCGGTATTACCTGGTGTCGTCGGTGTTGATGATATTGCTTACCGGCATTGCCTTTTTAGTGATTATTAAAATGATGCGTAGCCAGCAGTTGTATGCGCAGGCACGTTTTGCGTTTACCAGCAACATGACTCATGAACTGAAAACACCGGTATCTACTGTGGCTATCGCCCTCGAAACCATCAGTAATAACCATTTAGAAAATCATCCGGCTATGTTAAAAAACTATATTGAAATGAGCCGGAGCGAGCTGCGCAGGCTTAACCTGATGATTGAAAAAGTATTAAACCTGGAACAGGCAGATAACGGCGAGGTAAGTTACCGGCACGAGTTGTTTGATGTACAGCAGGGGATAGAGAACGTATTGGCTTCTATGCAACTGCAAATTGCGCATAAAGAAGCACAGATCAACTGGCAGCCACTACCGGAGCCCTGCTTTGTATACGGCGACCCGGCGCACCTCACCAATGTATTTTATAACCTGACCGAAAATGCCTTAAAATATGGCGGACAGGGTGTACAGTTGCACATCAGTTGTAGTCGCAGCCATAGCGAGGTAATTATTAAATTTAGTGATAACGGACCCGGTATAGAACCTTTGTACCACCAGCGGGTGTTTGACCGTTTTTTTAGGGTGCCCGGTGCTACGGCGAACATACACCAGGTAAATGGTTCGGGCCTGGGCCTAAATTATGTTAAACAAGTGATTGAGCAGCACAGTGGCTGGGTGGCACTGCAAAGCACCAAGGGCAAAGGGTGTACATTTATTTTATACTTACCTGCAGCAGCATGA
- a CDS encoding response regulator transcription factor, with translation MKYRILYAEDEPFLAQITADNLQLKGYEVLAATNGQEALALFKNHKPDLCLLDIMMPLKDGYTLADDIRQLNPLVPIIFLSAKSMPEDVVKGFKSGGHDYLKKPFSIAELLVRIESLLMRFGTGPAQSTEAPQTVYTFGNSRLDTITQRLQTPLSLYDLSFKEMELLKLLLQNQNQVLERQQALQTIWGDDNYYNANSMTVFVTHLRKMLKDDLQIQVLNIRGIGYKLIC, from the coding sequence ATGAAGTACCGCATATTATACGCCGAAGACGAGCCTTTTTTGGCGCAGATTACCGCTGATAATTTACAACTTAAAGGCTATGAGGTATTAGCAGCTACCAATGGGCAAGAAGCACTGGCACTGTTTAAAAACCATAAGCCCGACCTGTGCCTGCTGGATATTATGATGCCACTAAAGGATGGTTATACGCTGGCCGATGACATCAGGCAGTTAAACCCGCTGGTCCCGATAATTTTTTTGAGCGCCAAATCAATGCCCGAAGATGTGGTGAAGGGTTTTAAAAGCGGAGGGCATGATTATCTTAAAAAACCGTTTAGTATTGCCGAGCTACTGGTTCGCATCGAGTCGCTGCTAATGCGCTTTGGCACAGGGCCTGCACAAAGCACGGAGGCACCGCAAACGGTGTACACCTTTGGTAACTCCCGACTGGATACTATTACACAGCGTTTGCAAACGCCGTTAAGCCTTTACGATCTGTCGTTTAAAGAGATGGAGCTGCTTAAACTATTGCTGCAAAACCAAAACCAGGTGCTGGAGCGGCAGCAGGCCTTGCAAACCATCTGGGGCGATGACAATTATTATAACGCCAACAGCATGACGGTTTTTGTTACCCACCTTCGCAAAATGCTTAAAGACGATTTGCAAATACAGGTCTTAAATATCAGGGGCATCGGTTATAAGTTAATTTGCTAA